The segment CGATCCCTCCCTTCGTGGCCGCTTCGTCGGTAAGGATTAGAGGACGATTTCGCCCTCGTCCTTGCCATCCCAGTAATGAATGCGGTCGGCGCGGGCCTGGATCAACACCAGTCCGGGCGTGTCGATCCCCTGCTCAAACCAGCTGTCCAAATCCTTCACCCAATGGTCCCGAAAGGCTTGTTTGTCCCGGACAAGGCGCGCATTGGCCTCGATGGATATGAAGATGCCGGGCGCTCCCAACAGGCTCTTCGATC is part of the Rhodoligotrophos appendicifer genome and harbors:
- a CDS encoding pyridoxamine 5'-phosphate oxidase family protein — translated: MTLTLKDISKRMRDIDFTMLSTRAEAGQIAARPMSNNRDVDYDGTSWFFALEETNTIRNIERDPKVGLSLQGSKSLLGAPGIFISIEANARLVRDKQAFRDHWVKDLDSWFEQGIDTPGLVLIQARADRIHYWDGKDEGEIVL